A section of the Phaseolus vulgaris cultivar G19833 chromosome 8, P. vulgaris v2.0, whole genome shotgun sequence genome encodes:
- the LOC137826496 gene encoding RGG repeats nuclear RNA binding protein A-like: MATMNPFDLLGDDAEDPSHLIAAEQLKAAEAAAAAAAAPKKAPAQQNKPAQLPTKPPPPAQAVKESRNEPVRGGRGGGRGAGRGFGRGRGFSRDSPNDENSFPAAGAPYNQGSVEEGDGGRSSERRGYGGPRGPYRGGRRGGFSNGETVESEEGRPRRAYDRRSGTGRGNEFKREGAGRGNWGTQNDDITETTEEVVNETEKNLGDEKPAVEEVADGNKDSPANETEEKEPEDKEMTLEEYEKVLEERRKAFQALKTEGRKVDAKEFETMQPLSSKKTNHDIFIKLGSDKDKRKEALEKEEKSKKSVSITEFLKPAEGETYYNPGGRGRGRGGRGSRGGYRGGATNNAPAPSIEDPGHFPTLGAK; the protein is encoded by the exons ATGGCAACCATGAACCCATTTGATTTGTTGGGTGATGACGCAGAGGACCCTTCTCACCTCATCGCGGCCGAGCAACTCAAGGCCGCGGAAGCGGCTGCGGCGGCCGCGGCGGCTCCCAAGAAGGCTCCGGCTCAGCAGAACAAGCCTGCTCAGCTGCCCACCAAGCCTCCTCCTCCTGCTCAAGCCG TGAAGGAGTCCAGAAATGAACCTGTTCGTGGAGGTCGTGGAGGTGGACGAGGTGCTGGACGTGGGTTTGGACGTGGTCGTGGGTTTAGTCGGGACTCTCCCAATGATGAGAACTCATTTCCTGCTGCTGGAGCTCCTTACAATCAGGGTTCTGTTGAAGAAGGAGATGGTGGGAGGTCTTCTGAAAGACGTGGTTATGGTGGACCACGAGGTCCTTATCGCGGTGGGCGCCGTGGAGGTTTCAGCAATGGTGAAACTGTTGAAAGTGAAGAAGGACGCCCTCGAAGAGCATATGATCGTCGTAGTGGGACGGGTCGAGG AAATGAATTTAAACGTGAAGGTGCTGGTCGTGGCAACTGGGGAACTCAAAATGATGACATTACTGA AACAACTGAGGAAGTCGTGAATGAAACTGAAAAGAATTTGGGAGATGAGAAGCCTGCAGTTGAAGAAGTAGCTGATGGAAACAAGGACAGTCCTGCTAATGAAACTGAAGAGAAAGAGCCTGAAGATAAG GAGATGACTCTGGAGGAATATGAGAAAGTGCTGGAAGAGAGAAGGAAGGCCTTCCAAGCACTCAAGACTGAAGGGAGAAAGGTGGACGCCAAAGAGTTTGAAACCATGCAACCCTTATCAAGCAAAAAGACCAATCATGACATATTCATTAAACTG GGATCTGATAAAGATAAGCGAAAGGAGGCCTTGGAGAAGGAAGAAAAATCCAAGAAG TCTGTTAGCATCACCGAATTCCTGAAGCCTGCTGAAGGGGAAACTTACTACAACCCAGGTGGGCGTGGTAGGGGGCGTGGTGGCCGTGGCTCACGTGGTGGTTATCGTGGAGGTGCTACCAACAATGCACCTGCCCCATCCATTGAAGATCCTGGGCATTTCCCAACCTTGGGTGCCAAGTGA
- the LOC137823376 gene encoding ras-related protein RABD2a, whose product MNPEYDYLFKLLLIGDSGVGKSCLLLRFADDSYIESYISTIGVDFKIRTVEQDGKTIKLQIWDTAGQERFRTITSSYYRGAHGIIIVYDVTDEESFNNVKQWLSEIDRYASDSVNKLLVGNKCDLTENRAVSYDTAKAFADEIGIPFMETSAKDATNVEQAFMAMAASIKNRMASQPANNARPPTVQIRGQPVAQKGGCCSS is encoded by the exons ATGAATCCCGAGTA TGATTATCTGTTCAAGCTCCTTCTTATTGGAGACTCTGGTGTTGGTAAATCATGTCTTCTTCTGAGATTTGCA GATGATTCATACATAGAGAGCTACATAAGCACCATTGGAGTTGATTTT AAAATACGTACAGTTGAGCAGGATGGAAAGACCATCAAACTCCAGATC TGGGACACAGCTGGGCAAGAACGATTTAGGACAATCACCAGTAGCTACTACCGTGGAGCCCATGGGATCATT ATTGTTTATGATGTGACAGATGAAGAGAGTTTCAATAATGTGAAGCAGTGGCTCAGTGAAATTGACCGCTATGCAAGTGATAGTGTTAACAAGCTTTTGGTTGGCAACAAGTGCGATCTGACAGAAAATAGAGCTGTGTCATATGATACAGCTAAA GCATTTGCAGATGAAATAGGCATACCTTTTATGGAAACAAGTGCAAAAGATGCTACAAACGTTGAACAAGCTTTCATGGCAATGGCTGCTTCAATCAAGAATAG AATGGCAAGCCAACCTGCAAATAATGCAAGGCCTCCAACAGTCCAGATCAGGGGACAACCAGTTGCACAGAAAGGTGGATGCTGCTCTTCCTAA
- the LOC137823556 gene encoding uncharacterized protein, whose amino-acid sequence MGIGYWVWGIRFRASGNEFKVYGIRFMVYGIRFKVLGYRVYGNGNGNDNDNIRYHISGKRNDNGNDKSNDNGNSKVTIKVTVTVIVTIMVLDINNDNGNGNGNDNDNGNGNNNSNDNDNDNGNDNGTTMVTVMPTITVTVTATTMVTKRQQQRNDNNYDNGNCNSKGNSNDNGNGNDNSNNNGNETNNGNGNGNGNQNGNDNGNGNSNRNDNGNDNDNDNGKGNDNNNRNGNSNETTTVTLTPMVTVKVTVTQTTTVTVTTTIMNGNKNSNGNRNSNGNGNGNDNGKGNDNANSNSNDNCNGNDNSNGNDNDNGNGNGNGNDNNNGNGNDNDNGNDNGNGNGNGNGNGIDNDNGNGNGNDNGNSNGNGNDTVTVTVTETVTVTERQRNGNGNGNGNSNGNGYDNGKGNDNDNSNSNDNDNGNDNDNGNGNGNENGNGNGNGNDNGNRNSNGNGNGNGNSNGNDNVNGNGNNNGNGNSDGNGNGNGNGNGNGNGNGNGNGNGNDNGNRNSNGNSYDNGKGNDNDNSNSNDNGNGKGNGNGNENGNGNGNSNDNGNRNSNGNGNGNDNDNGNGNINGNDNGNINGNGNGNGNGNGNGNGNGNGNGNGNGSGNGNGNGSGNGNGNDNDNGNGNGNGNGNDNGYNNSNGNKNDKGTTTVTVTITTTVMVTTTITVTATTTVTVTATTTVTVTVILTATNGNNNGNGNDNGNGNGNGNRNGNGNNNGNRNSNGNGNGNDNGKGNGNANSNSNDNCNGNDNGNGNDNCNGNGNGNGNGNRNGNGNGNGNGNGNSNDNGNGNDNGKDNGNGNDNGNGNDNGNSNDNGNGNGNENGNGNGNENGNGNGNKNENGNGNGNDNDNDNDNGNDNDNDNDNDNGNDNANSNGIDNYNNYNNDIDNNNGNGNGNVNAKGNDNANRNGNDNDNGNSYGNDNGNGNSSNRGNANGNGKRY is encoded by the exons ATGGGTATTGGGTATTGGGTTTGGGGTATCAGGTTTAGGGCATCAGGTAACGAGTTTAAGGTTTATGGTATTAGGTTTATGGTTTATGGTATCAGGTTTAAGGTATTAG GATATCGGGTTTACGGTAACGGTAATGGAAACGATAACGATAATATCAGGTATCATATATCAGGTAAGAG AAATGATAACGGTAACGATAAGAGTAACGATAATGGTAACAGTAAAGTAACGATAAAAGTAACTGTAACAGTAATAGTAACGATAATG GTATTAGATATCAA TAACGATAACGGTAATGGTAATGGTAATGACAATGATAACGGTAACGGTAATAACAATAGTAATGATAATGACAATGACAACGGTAACGATAATGGAACGACAATGGTAACGGTAATGCCAACGATAACAGTAACAGTAACGGCAACGACAATGGTAACAAAACGACAACAACAACG TAACGATAACAACTACGATAACGGTAACTGCAACAGTAAAGGTAACAGTAACGACAACGGTAACGGTAATGACAACAGTAACAATAACGGTAACGAAACCAATAACGGTAACGGTAATGGAAACGGTAACCAAAACGGTAACGACAACGGTAACGGTAATAGTAATAGAAATGACAACGGTAACGATAACGATAATGACAACGGTAAAGGTAATGACAACAACAACAGGAACGGTAACAGTAATGAAACAACAACAGTAACGCTAACACCAATGGTAACGGTAAAAGTAACGGTAACGCAAACTACAACGGTAACGGTAACGACAACGATAAT GAACGGTAACAAGAACAGTAACGGTAACAGGAATAGTAACGGTAACGGTAACGGTAACGACAACGGTAAAGGGAACGACAACGCTAACAGTAACAGTAACGACAACTGTAACGGTAATGACAATAGTAACGGTAACGACAACGACAACGGTAACGGTAACGGTAACGGTAACGACAACAACAACGGTAACGGTAACGACAACGATAACGGTAACGACAACGGTAACGGTAACGGTAACGGAAACGGCAACGGCATCGATAACGACAACGGCAACGGTAACGGTAACGATAACGGTAACAGTAATGGGAACGGGAACGATACGGTAACGGTAACGGTAACGGAAACGGTAACGGTAACGGAACGACAACG AAACGGGAACGGTAATGGTAATGGTAACAGTAACGGTAATGGTTACGACAACGGTAAAGGGAACGACAACGATAACAGTAACAGTAATGACAACGATAATGGTAACGACAACGACAACGGTAACGGTAACGGTAACGAGAATGGTAACGGTAACGGGAACGGTAACGACAACGGTAACAGGAATAGTAACGGTAACGGTAACGGTAATGGTAACAGCAACGGTAACGACAATGTTAACGGTAACGGTAACAACAACGGTAACGGTAACAGTGACGGCAACGGTAACGGTAACGGTAACGGAAACGGGAATGGTAACGGTAATGGTAACGGTAACGGTAACGGTAACGACAACGGTAACAGGAATAGTAACGGTAACAGTTACGACAACGGTAAAGGGAACGACAACGATAACAGTAACAGTAACGACAATGGTAATGGTAAAGGCAACGGTAACGGTAACGAGAATGGTAACGGTAACGGGAACAGTAACGACAACGGTAACAGGAATAGTAACGGTAACGGCAACGGTAACGATAACGACAACGGTAACGGTAACATTAACGGTAACGACAACGGTAACATTAACGGTAACGGTAACGGTAACGGCAACGGTAACGGGAACGGTAACGGGAACGGTAACGGGAACGGTAACGGGAACGGTAGCGGTAACGGTAACGGGAACGGTAGCGGTAACGGTAACGGTAACGATAACGATAACGGGAATGGTAACGGTAACGGGAACGGTAACGACAATGGTTACAATAATAGTAACGGTAACAAAAACGATAAGGGAACGACAACGGTAACAGTAACAATAACGACAACGGTAATGGTAACGACAACGATAACTGTAACGGCAACGACAACGGTAACAGTAACGGCAACGACAACGGTAACGGTAACGGTAATTTTAACGGCAAC TAACGGTAACAACAACGGTAACGGTAACGACAACGGTAACGGGAACGGTAACGGTAACAGGAACGGTAACGGTAACAACAACGGTAACAGGAATAGTAACGGTAACGGTAACGGTAACGACAACGGTAAAGGGAACGGAAACGCTAACAGTAACAGTAACGACAACTGTAACGGTAATGACAACGGTAACGGTAACGACAACTGTAATGGTAACGGCAACGGCAACGGTAACGGTAACCGTAACGGCAACGGCAACGGTAACGGTAATGGCAACGGTAACAGTAACGACAACGGTAACGGTAACGATAACGGTAAGGACAACGGTAACGGTAACGATAACGGCAACGGCAACGATAACGGCAACAGTAACGACAACGGCAACGGTAACGGTAACGAGAACGGGAACGGGAACGGAAACGAGAACGGGAATGGGAATGGGAACAAGAACGAGAACGGGAACGG TAACGGTAACgataatgataatgataatgataaCGGTAACgataatgataatgataatgataatgataaCGGTAACGATAATGCTAACTCTAACGGTATTGATAACTATAACAATTACAATAACGATATCGATAACAATAATGGTAACGGTAACGGTAACGTTAACGCTAAAGGTAACGACAACGCTAACCGTAATGGTAACGATAACGATAACGGTAACAGTTATGGTAATGACAACGGTAACGGTAACAGTAGCAATAGAGGTAACGCTAACGGTAATGGTAAGAGGTATTAG